One Phaseolus vulgaris cultivar G19833 chromosome 2, P. vulgaris v2.0, whole genome shotgun sequence DNA window includes the following coding sequences:
- the LOC137809104 gene encoding uncharacterized protein: protein MSKNHLYLAIGIISDVVPHDNDPIVISLVTVGRMVHRALVDQGSSADVMFWPTFEKLQLSPDQLRPYRGCLYGFAGDQVEVRGYIELRTTFTDGAASRTEKIRYLVVNAPSAYNILLGRPTLNRIGAVPSTRHMKVKLPLMEGVVVTIRSDQKEAKKCYENSLKNRRSVCHVTTTPPPGVETEQENRRVVDAALEVAAEGDVTMEDVEARFESAARVEEERNCSEIARESGLARALIASEKRPRPVKDWLEKEIGDKTFKLGKTLDSETQDQIAKVIGRHLDAFAWSASDMPGIDPDFLCHRLAMDPQVKPVRQRRRKFNEERRQAIRDETLKLLTAGHIKEIQYPEWLANVVLVKKSNGKWRMCVDFTGLNKACPKDSYPLLSIDALNVGATYQRLVDKVLAPMLGRNVQAYVDDMVLTSLEKSQHVADLEELFVTIAKYKLKLNPEKCIFGVEAGKFLGFLLTERGIEANPDKCAAILAMRSPATVKEVQQLTGRPVAIRVC, encoded by the exons atgtcaaagaatcatctatatctggctattggaatcatatcagatGTTGTGccacacgacaacgatcccattgtaaTCTCACTTGTTACGGTGGGGAGGATGGTTCATCGGGCCTTGgtcgaccaagggagctcggcagatgtgatgttttggccgactttcgaaAAGTTACAATTATCTCCAgaccagctgaggccatataggggctgcttatacggttttgcgggtgatcaagtggaggtcagggggtacattgagttaagaACGACATTCACAGATGGAGCAGCCTCGCGCACAGAGAAGATCAgataccttgtcgtgaacgctccctcagcatacaatatcttgttgggaaggccaacactcaacaggatAGGAGCCGTGCCCtccacgaggcacatgaaggtcaagttacCTTTAATGGAGGGGGTGGTCGTCACCATCCGCTCTGAtcaaaaggaggcaaagaagtgctacgaaaacagcctcaagaacaggcGATCAGTGTGCCATGTGACCACAACGCCACCCCCTGGTGTGGAGACTGAGCAGGAAAACCGGCGAGTTGTGGATGCAGCAttggaggtggccgccgagGGCGATGTGACAATGGAGGATGTCGAGGCGAGGTTCGAGAGCGCCGCTCGGGTGGAGGAAGAGAGAAACTGTTCGGAGATCGCCAGGGAGTCAGGTCTTGCGAGAGCactgatcgccagcgagaagAGGCCTCGGCCGGTTAAGGATTGGCTTGAGAAGGAGATCGGCGACAAAACATTTAAGCTGGGGAAGACCCTAGATAGCGAgacgcaagaccagatcgccaaggtgataggcagacatctggatgcgtttgcgtggtctgcctcggatatgccgggaattgaccccgatttcttgtgtcatcgTTTAGCAATGGACCCTCAAGTCAAGCCAgtccgacaaagaagaaggaagttcaacgaagaaaggagacaggcgatcagagaTGAAACGCTGAAACTCCTCACCGCAGGCCACATCAAGGAGATACagtatccagaatggctcgccaatgtagtattggtgaagaagagcaatgggaaatggcgaatgtgcgtcgatttcacagGTCTAAACaaagcctgtccaaaggattcctatcctttgctgagtatagatgccctg aatgtgggagccacgtaccagaggctggtGGATAAGGTGCTTGCGCctatgcttgggaggaacgtgcaagcttatgttgatgatatggtcTTGACATCCTTGGAGAAGAGCCAGCATGTTGCTGATTTAGAAGAGTTGTTTGTTACGATAGCCAAGTACAAGctgaagctgaaccccgagaagtgcattttcggcgtggaggcgggaaagTTTTTAGggtttctcttgactgaaagaggaattgaagcaaatcctgataagtgtgctgccatcttggcgatgaggagccctgctactgttaaggaggtgcagcagcttacaggtcgccCTGTCGCGATTCGTGTCtgctag